A single genomic interval of Zunongwangia sp. HGR-M22 harbors:
- a CDS encoding OmpA/MotB family protein, with product MKKIMLLSASAAILLSSCVSNKKYAELEAKQKETQDQLNTATVKLNACLDSKDEMTERIKVLNNTNAALLNNVGDLATLSKKEAENLERSLESIKEKDLAIKSMRDAINKKDSVTLALVTSLKGAIGNMNDEDIEINVEKGVVYVSISDKLLFDSGRYNVTNRAKEVLGKVATVIKNKPDIEFMVEGHTDDQSISTSMFQDNWDLSVKRATSVVRILQDEFNVDPKRMTAAGRSYYMPVASNDTAEGRARNRRTRIVVLPKLDQFYGMIEEGMEQASKASN from the coding sequence ATGAAAAAAATCATGCTTTTATCGGCCTCTGCGGCCATCTTGCTTTCTTCATGCGTTTCTAACAAGAAATATGCTGAACTCGAAGCAAAACAAAAAGAAACTCAGGATCAGCTTAATACCGCCACTGTAAAACTAAACGCTTGTCTTGATAGCAAAGACGAAATGACTGAAAGGATAAAAGTCCTTAATAACACAAATGCAGCGTTATTGAATAACGTTGGCGATCTTGCTACCCTTTCTAAGAAAGAAGCAGAAAATCTTGAGCGTTCTTTGGAAAGTATCAAAGAAAAGGATCTTGCTATTAAGAGCATGAGGGATGCTATCAACAAAAAAGACTCGGTTACTTTAGCGCTTGTTACTAGTCTAAAAGGAGCTATCGGAAACATGAACGATGAGGATATCGAAATCAATGTTGAAAAAGGTGTTGTTTACGTATCGATTTCTGATAAATTGTTATTCGACAGTGGTCGTTATAATGTAACTAATAGAGCTAAAGAGGTTCTAGGAAAAGTTGCTACTGTGATTAAAAATAAGCCAGACATCGAGTTTATGGTAGAAGGTCACACAGACGATCAATCTATCTCTACTTCTATGTTCCAGGATAACTGGGATCTTTCAGTAAAGAGAGCTACATCTGTAGTTAGAATTCTTCAAGACGAGTTCAATGTAGATCCTAAGCGTATGACTGCTGCAGGTAGATCTTACTACATGCCAGTAGCGTCTAACGATACTGCTGAAGGTCGTGCAAGAAACAGAAGAACAAGAATCGTTGTACTTCCTAAACTAGATCAGTTCTACGGAATGATTGAAGAAGGTATGGAGCAAGCTTCTAAAGCTTCAAACTAA
- a CDS encoding L-threonylcarbamoyladenylate synthase yields MAEIVRIYNENPNPREIAKVVKTLRNGGLVIYPTDTVYGLGCDITNNSALEKIAQIKGVKLEKANFSFICHDLSNLSDYVKQIDTATFKILKRCLPGPYTFILPGNNNLPTVFKKKKTVGIRVPDNNICRAIVEELGNPIVSTSIRDEDEVIEYTTDPELILEKWDNLVDIVIDGGYGDNTPSTVIDMTTNEPEVIREGKGSLEIM; encoded by the coding sequence ATGGCTGAAATTGTTCGTATATATAACGAAAATCCTAATCCGCGTGAGATTGCTAAAGTGGTAAAAACTTTGCGTAACGGCGGACTCGTAATCTATCCAACCGATACGGTTTATGGTTTAGGTTGTGATATTACAAATAATTCAGCCTTAGAAAAGATCGCTCAGATTAAAGGAGTGAAATTGGAAAAAGCGAATTTCAGTTTTATTTGTCACGATCTTAGCAATTTATCTGATTATGTAAAGCAAATCGATACCGCGACTTTTAAAATTTTGAAACGTTGTTTACCTGGTCCTTATACTTTTATATTACCTGGAAATAATAATTTACCAACCGTATTCAAGAAAAAGAAAACAGTTGGGATTAGAGTGCCAGATAATAACATTTGCCGGGCAATTGTAGAAGAATTAGGGAATCCGATCGTATCGACTTCTATTAGGGATGAAGATGAGGTGATCGAATATACTACAGATCCTGAGTTGATTCTCGAAAAATGGGATAATCTCGTCGATATTGTTATTGATGGTGGATATGGTGATAATACTCCTAGTACGGTAATTGATATGACTACTAATGAACCTGAAGTTATAAGAGAAGGTAAAGGAAGTTTGGAAATAATGTAA
- a CDS encoding DUF2945 domain-containing protein gives MIQKGSNVKWEWGNGTAEGKVTETYTEEVTKTIDGNEITRKGEQGNKALLIEQEDGSKVLKLEKEVEKAD, from the coding sequence ATGATTCAGAAAGGAAGTAATGTAAAATGGGAATGGGGAAATGGAACTGCTGAAGGTAAAGTAACTGAAACTTATACTGAAGAGGTTACAAAAACAATTGATGGCAATGAAATTACCCGAAAAGGAGAACAGGGCAATAAAGCGCTACTAATTGAACAGGAGGACGGAAGTAAAGTTCTAAAATTAGAAAAAGAAGTAGAAAAAGCTGATTAA
- a CDS encoding ATP-dependent helicase — protein MEAYLAELNDAQRAPTLQIEGPMIVIAGAGSGKTRVLTYRIAYMMSKGIDAFNILALTFTNKAAREMQHRIAQIVGRSEAKNLWMGTFHSVFAKILRFEADKLGYPSNFTIYDTQDSQSVIRAIIKDMQLDKDVYKYKQVYSRISSYKNSLITVKAYFNNPELIEADAMSKKPRMGEIYQEYVQRCFKAGAMDFDDLLLKTNELLNRFPEVLQKYQNRFRYILVDEYQDTNHSQYLIVKALSDKFQNICVVGDDAQSIYAFRGANINNILNFQKDYEGVEMYRLEQNYRSTGNIVNAANSIIDKNQTKLDKVVWTANDDGPKIVVNRLLTDGEEGRFVASSIFENKMQNQMANGDFAILYRTNAQSRAMEDALRKKDIPYRIYGGLSFYQRKEIKDVLSYLRLLINPKDEEALKRVINYPARGIGATTMDRLSIAANKYGKSIFEVLENLDHLPEIKITKSTRTKLDNFVNMIKHFTILAQNADAFTVADTVAKKTGLVQELKKDGTPEGIARIENIEELLNGIKDFVEEQKELADANGSIAEFLEDVALATDLDKDTEDEDRVALMTIHLAKGLEFPYVYIVGMEEDLFPSGMSMNTRSELEEERRLFYVAVTRAEKQAFLTYTQSRYRWGKLVDAEPSRFIEEIDDKFLDYMIPQDDYKYKPLIDTDIFGDEVDKSKLRQTKPKAGTPPPAHKPTEEQLRKLRKLRPAASEPAKATNAIQLEVGNEVEHMRFGKGKVLGIEGVGQDKKAEINFENGGIKKLLLRFAKLKLLS, from the coding sequence TTGGAAGCTTATTTAGCCGAATTAAATGATGCCCAAAGGGCACCAACGTTGCAGATTGAAGGTCCTATGATTGTAATTGCGGGAGCCGGTTCTGGTAAAACCCGTGTACTTACGTATAGGATCGCATACATGATGAGTAAAGGAATCGATGCTTTTAACATTCTTGCCTTAACTTTTACTAATAAAGCGGCGCGAGAAATGCAACATCGTATTGCCCAGATCGTGGGTAGAAGTGAAGCTAAAAATCTGTGGATGGGAACATTCCACTCGGTTTTTGCCAAGATTCTACGTTTTGAAGCCGATAAGTTAGGTTATCCTTCTAATTTTACAATTTATGATACGCAGGATTCACAGAGCGTAATTAGAGCGATCATAAAGGATATGCAGCTTGATAAAGATGTGTATAAATATAAGCAGGTCTATAGCCGAATTTCGTCTTACAAAAACAGCTTAATTACTGTAAAAGCTTATTTTAATAATCCTGAATTAATTGAGGCTGATGCGATGAGCAAAAAGCCGAGAATGGGCGAAATTTACCAGGAATATGTGCAGCGTTGTTTTAAGGCCGGTGCAATGGATTTTGATGATTTATTGCTGAAAACCAATGAGCTTTTAAACCGTTTTCCTGAAGTGCTTCAGAAATATCAGAATCGATTTCGATATATTTTAGTGGATGAGTATCAGGATACCAATCACTCGCAGTATTTGATCGTAAAAGCATTGTCTGATAAATTTCAGAATATCTGTGTGGTGGGGGACGATGCGCAAAGTATTTATGCCTTCCGAGGAGCGAATATTAATAACATTCTTAACTTTCAAAAAGATTACGAAGGCGTAGAAATGTACCGCTTGGAACAAAATTATCGTTCTACCGGAAATATTGTAAATGCAGCGAACTCGATAATCGATAAAAACCAGACCAAATTAGATAAAGTAGTTTGGACGGCGAATGACGATGGGCCAAAGATCGTGGTGAACAGGTTATTGACCGATGGTGAGGAAGGCCGATTTGTAGCCAGTTCGATTTTTGAAAATAAAATGCAAAATCAAATGGCTAATGGTGATTTTGCAATTTTGTACCGAACCAACGCACAGAGTAGGGCGATGGAAGATGCGCTGCGGAAGAAAGATATTCCGTATCGAATTTATGGAGGTTTGTCGTTCTATCAGCGTAAGGAAATTAAAGATGTGCTATCGTATTTACGATTATTAATAAATCCGAAAGACGAAGAGGCTTTAAAGCGCGTGATCAATTATCCTGCGCGCGGTATTGGAGCAACAACGATGGATAGGCTAAGTATCGCTGCCAACAAATACGGAAAATCGATCTTCGAAGTTTTAGAAAATCTGGATCATCTTCCTGAAATAAAGATTACTAAAAGTACCCGTACAAAACTGGACAATTTTGTAAATATGATTAAGCATTTTACAATTTTGGCTCAGAATGCCGATGCTTTTACTGTTGCCGATACCGTAGCGAAGAAAACAGGATTGGTGCAGGAATTAAAAAAAGACGGTACACCAGAAGGAATCGCCAGAATCGAGAATATCGAAGAATTATTAAACGGTATTAAAGATTTTGTTGAAGAACAAAAAGAACTTGCTGATGCTAATGGATCTATAGCAGAATTTTTAGAAGATGTCGCTTTAGCAACCGATTTGGATAAGGATACCGAAGATGAGGATCGCGTGGCTTTAATGACCATTCACCTTGCGAAAGGACTTGAGTTTCCTTACGTTTATATAGTTGGTATGGAAGAAGATTTATTCCCTTCTGGAATGAGTATGAATACCCGATCTGAACTCGAAGAAGAACGTAGATTGTTTTATGTTGCCGTAACTCGAGCTGAGAAACAAGCTTTTTTGACATATACGCAAAGCAGATATCGTTGGGGAAAACTTGTAGATGCCGAGCCAAGTAGATTTATTGAAGAGATTGATGATAAGTTTTTGGATTATATGATTCCGCAGGATGATTATAAATATAAGCCACTTATCGATACAGATATTTTTGGAGATGAAGTCGATAAGTCCAAACTTCGACAAACAAAACCAAAAGCTGGGACGCCACCACCGGCACATAAGCCAACTGAGGAGCAGCTTAGGAAATTACGAAAATTACGACCTGCAGCCTCAGAACCTGCTAAAGCTACCAATGCTATTCAACTGGAGGTTGGAAATGAGGTTGAACATATGCGTTTTGGTAAAGGAAAAGTTTTGGGTATCGAAGGGGTTGGCCAAGATAAAAAAGCTGAAATTAATTTTGAAAATGGCGGAATCAAAAAACTATTGCTAAGATTCGCTAAATTGAAATTGCTTTCTTAA
- a CDS encoding amidohydrolase, with the protein MKKIYYLSLSLLSAFSYGQKMDADLEKDIAAVEEKVIEWRRDFHEHPELSNREFETAEKIAKHLKNLGFEVETEIAKTGVVALLKGDHPGKVVALRADIDALPVTERNDLPFKSKVTTEFLGAQTGVMHACGHDTHTAILMGAAEVLSQHKDKIHGTIKFIFQPAEEGPPPGEEGGAKLMIKEGVLKSPDVDAIFGLHINSETPVGTIRYKPEGTMAAVERFVIKVKGKQTHGSQPWSGTDPILISAKIIDGLQTIISRDAKLIDAAAVITVGKITSGVRFNIIPESAEMIGTVRTLEPKMREKILSRMKEMVPKLAEAYGGEATIEIQNNTAVTYNDVTLTNQMLPSLQKVAGEDHVELVKATTGGEDFSYFQEEVPGLYFFLGGQPLDSEEPAPHHTPDFFIDESGLLLGVKAMTQLALDYLDPPQ; encoded by the coding sequence ATGAAGAAAATTTACTATCTATCCCTCTCTTTACTTTCTGCTTTTAGCTACGGGCAAAAAATGGATGCCGATCTTGAAAAGGACATCGCTGCCGTAGAAGAAAAAGTGATCGAATGGCGAAGAGATTTCCATGAGCACCCAGAACTCTCGAATCGCGAATTTGAAACTGCTGAAAAAATCGCCAAGCATTTAAAAAATTTAGGTTTTGAAGTTGAGACTGAAATCGCAAAAACCGGAGTTGTAGCTTTATTAAAAGGAGACCATCCAGGAAAAGTTGTAGCTCTGCGAGCCGATATCGATGCGTTGCCGGTAACCGAAAGAAATGATTTGCCTTTTAAATCTAAAGTAACCACCGAATTTCTTGGTGCGCAAACCGGAGTAATGCATGCCTGCGGTCACGATACGCATACTGCAATATTAATGGGTGCTGCTGAAGTTTTATCACAGCACAAAGATAAAATTCATGGAACGATAAAATTTATTTTTCAACCAGCTGAAGAAGGCCCACCACCAGGTGAAGAAGGCGGTGCAAAACTAATGATCAAAGAAGGAGTCCTAAAAAGTCCAGATGTTGATGCGATCTTTGGTTTACATATTAATTCTGAAACTCCTGTTGGCACCATTCGTTACAAACCGGAAGGTACAATGGCCGCGGTAGAACGTTTTGTAATCAAAGTAAAAGGAAAACAAACACATGGTTCACAACCTTGGAGTGGCACAGATCCTATTCTTATTTCAGCTAAAATCATCGATGGTTTACAAACGATTATTAGCCGTGATGCTAAATTGATCGATGCTGCAGCGGTAATTACCGTTGGAAAAATAACCAGTGGCGTACGTTTTAATATTATTCCAGAAAGTGCTGAAATGATTGGAACTGTTAGAACTTTAGAACCGAAAATGCGAGAAAAGATTTTAAGCCGAATGAAAGAAATGGTGCCAAAACTTGCGGAAGCCTACGGTGGTGAAGCCACTATCGAAATCCAAAATAACACTGCGGTGACTTATAATGATGTTACATTAACTAATCAAATGCTGCCAAGCTTACAAAAAGTGGCCGGCGAAGATCATGTAGAACTGGTTAAAGCGACGACCGGAGGTGAAGATTTCTCTTATTTTCAGGAAGAAGTTCCGGGCTTATACTTCTTTTTAGGTGGACAACCTTTGGATAGCGAAGAACCAGCACCGCATCACACACCCGACTTTTTTATTGATGAAAGCGGATTATTACTGGGGGTTAAAGCAATGACACAATTGGCTCTGGACTATCTTGATCCTCCGCAATAA
- a CDS encoding DUF7935 family protein, translated as MDSIKGTFSLTLTFNLEKVPFVFLEQTSMNDLDLLQLLYNILPAIIVAAVAFYFFKTFSENENRRRRFLLHQENQKTGLPLKLQAYERMVLFLERISPGNLLVRIKPNTSDKIQYSNTLISAIDQEFEHNLAQQIYVSNECWNYIKTAKNATISLIRQTAADNNVENAAMLQEKVLTVLMDEDAPTVAALTFVKNEVKEFV; from the coding sequence ATGGATTCAATCAAAGGTACTTTTTCGTTAACTTTGACGTTTAACTTAGAAAAAGTACCTTTCGTTTTTTTAGAACAAACCAGCATGAACGATTTAGATTTATTGCAATTACTTTATAACATTTTACCGGCTATCATCGTGGCCGCGGTAGCTTTTTATTTTTTTAAGACCTTTTCTGAAAACGAGAATCGTAGACGTAGATTTTTATTGCATCAAGAAAATCAAAAAACAGGACTTCCTCTTAAACTTCAGGCCTACGAACGAATGGTCTTATTTCTTGAAAGGATTTCTCCCGGAAATCTATTAGTAAGGATAAAGCCAAATACTTCAGATAAAATTCAGTACTCAAATACTTTGATTAGTGCGATCGACCAGGAATTTGAGCACAATTTAGCGCAGCAGATCTATGTTTCTAACGAATGTTGGAATTACATAAAAACAGCTAAAAATGCTACAATTTCACTGATAAGACAAACCGCTGCAGATAATAACGTTGAAAATGCCGCAATGCTTCAAGAAAAAGTACTAACAGTTTTAATGGATGAAGATGCTCCTACCGTTGCTGCGCTTACTTTCGTTAAAAATGAAGTAAAGGAGTTTGTTTAG
- a CDS encoding PLDc N-terminal domain-containing protein, which yields MNILIGLVLILSLFLWFWAIWDLSKSRFKKTFLKFVWLLIVLFFPVFGSIFYFQLKREFTIKQRHFKPDFSQAKRTF from the coding sequence ATGAATATACTAATTGGTCTAGTTTTAATTTTGAGTCTATTCCTATGGTTTTGGGCGATATGGGATTTATCTAAATCCAGATTCAAGAAAACTTTTCTTAAATTTGTGTGGTTATTGATAGTTTTATTCTTCCCAGTTTTTGGATCGATCTTTTATTTTCAGTTAAAGAGAGAATTCACAATAAAACAAAGACACTTTAAACCAGATTTTTCTCAGGCAAAAAGAACTTTTTAA
- a CDS encoding patatin-like phospholipase family protein: MRALVISGGGSKGAFAGGVAQYLMEAEKKKYDLFLGTSTGSLLIPHLAAGNIQKVYDLYTNVNQRKIFSLNPFIVKKKEGREYVTINYFNMFWQFLKKKRTFGESKNLLKHIRRNFSEENFKNLKNQVGDVIVTVSNLSKNRVEYKSIHDFSYDDFCDWIWISCNYIPFMSLAKKNGYEYADGGLGCVVPIREAIKRGATEVDAIILEAENMEYNKVLGKNPFSLMMNLYSFVLDQVEYHDVIEGKLAALNKNVKLNIFYTPTKLTENSLVFNKKLMTEWWKQGYDYAQKKVAEDKKIKPEV, from the coding sequence ATGCGAGCATTGGTCATCTCGGGCGGCGGTAGTAAAGGAGCATTTGCAGGCGGCGTAGCCCAATATTTAATGGAAGCCGAAAAGAAAAAATATGATCTTTTTTTGGGAACTTCTACCGGTAGTCTATTGATTCCGCATCTGGCGGCAGGAAATATTCAAAAAGTTTACGACCTCTACACGAATGTAAATCAGCGTAAAATTTTCAGTTTAAATCCGTTTATCGTTAAGAAGAAAGAAGGTCGGGAATATGTGACGATCAACTACTTTAATATGTTTTGGCAATTTTTAAAGAAAAAGCGAACTTTTGGAGAAAGTAAGAATCTCTTAAAGCATATCCGCAGGAATTTTTCTGAAGAGAATTTCAAAAATTTAAAGAATCAGGTAGGAGATGTAATTGTCACAGTATCCAATTTGTCTAAAAACCGAGTAGAATATAAGTCTATTCACGATTTCTCTTACGATGATTTTTGCGACTGGATCTGGATTTCCTGTAATTATATTCCGTTTATGAGCTTGGCCAAAAAAAATGGTTACGAATATGCCGATGGTGGTTTAGGCTGTGTGGTTCCTATTCGGGAAGCGATAAAACGAGGTGCTACTGAAGTTGATGCTATTATCTTAGAAGCAGAGAATATGGAGTATAATAAGGTTTTGGGCAAGAATCCATTCAGTTTAATGATGAATTTATATAGCTTTGTGCTAGATCAGGTAGAGTATCACGATGTGATCGAAGGAAAACTTGCTGCGCTGAATAAAAACGTGAAGTTGAATATTTTCTATACTCCGACAAAACTTACCGAAAACTCGCTTGTTTTCAACAAAAAACTAATGACCGAATGGTGGAAGCAAGGCTATGATTACGCCCAAAAAAAAGTAGCAGAAGATAAAAAGATTAAACCTGAGGTTTAA
- a CDS encoding patatin-like phospholipase family protein translates to MKALVISGGGSKGAFAGGVAQHLIEKMGKDYDMYLGTSTGSLLISHLALKKVEKIKQVYTSVNESSIFNLRPFLIKHKNGYDQISINHFNVLRNLARGRKTFGESKNLKKLILNTFSEEEFQQLKHSEKDILVTVSNLSLNEVEYKSIKDFEYQDFIEWIWISCNYTPFMSLVQKNGCEYADGGFGSMVPIEEAVKRGATEIDAIILKTEVSHFNRMPSKNVFGLITNLFNFVTDRVENQNIKIGKFAAANKDVIINFYYTPTVLTTNSLIFEQEKMKRWWESGFNYAKMKSEEINQIEP, encoded by the coding sequence ATGAAGGCATTAGTGATTTCAGGTGGTGGTAGTAAAGGTGCTTTTGCGGGTGGTGTTGCGCAGCATTTAATAGAAAAAATGGGCAAAGATTACGATATGTATCTGGGCACTTCTACCGGTAGTTTGTTGATATCACACCTGGCATTGAAAAAAGTTGAAAAGATTAAACAGGTTTACACCTCGGTTAACGAGTCGAGTATTTTTAATCTTCGTCCTTTCTTAATTAAGCATAAAAATGGGTATGATCAAATTAGTATCAATCACTTCAATGTGCTACGGAATTTAGCCAGAGGCCGAAAAACATTTGGAGAAAGCAAAAACCTGAAAAAACTTATTTTAAATACCTTTTCTGAAGAAGAATTTCAGCAATTAAAACATTCAGAAAAAGATATTCTGGTAACCGTTTCTAATTTATCACTTAATGAAGTGGAATATAAATCGATAAAAGATTTCGAGTATCAAGATTTTATAGAATGGATTTGGATTTCCTGTAACTATACACCGTTTATGAGTTTAGTTCAGAAAAATGGATGTGAATATGCCGATGGTGGTTTTGGATCGATGGTGCCTATCGAAGAGGCGGTAAAACGTGGTGCTACAGAAATTGATGCCATTATCTTGAAAACTGAAGTTAGCCATTTTAACCGGATGCCTTCAAAAAATGTTTTCGGTTTAATTACAAACCTATTTAATTTTGTAACCGATAGGGTTGAAAATCAAAATATTAAAATTGGTAAATTTGCTGCCGCTAACAAAGATGTAATTATTAATTTTTACTATACACCAACTGTATTGACTACGAATTCCCTTATTTTTGAACAGGAAAAAATGAAGCGTTGGTGGGAAAGTGGTTTCAACTATGCTAAAATGAAGAGTGAAGAAATAAACCAAATCGAACCCTAA
- a CDS encoding M1 family metallopeptidase, with amino-acid sequence MKKIFFSLIILNAFFLKAQSISSDNQIEFVDFKTVNAEISIYPEATRVEGNVNYEFEVLKQVDSIFIDAENMSFREVLVNGEEADFRLAEDKIWIKTRLDRSKENKLQLKYSVSPKQTMYFINWDQPDSQEISKQVWTQGQGRYTSHWLPSFDDMREKTVFNLKINFNKNYKVIANGKLENEEMLNDSVKQWSFSMKEPMSSYLVAVAAGNYESTKLQSAGGIPISLFYETKDENLAEPTYRYSKKIFDFLVNEIGVEFPWQNYKQIPVEDFLYAGMENTGATIFSESMLTDSIGFKDQNYVNVNAHELAHQWFGDLVTETEGKHHWLHEGFATYYALLTEKQLFGEDYYYWKLYETAEQLKKNSDRGEGEALLNPKASSLTFYQKGAWALHILREKLGDEAFKTGVRNYLKLYSFKNVTTDNFLAEMENVSGQDLTQFKEDWLEQSAFKANAVLNSLKQSAFIRRYLDIAAVREQSVGIKYNILNGALDFPVNDYIGQEAVMQLQGNTSQETIDLYKKAFETGNIFVRQTIASSMKEIPKALKSEYEDLLNDDSYLTKEYALMTLWTNFPEERSKYLSKTKNIEGFYNKNVRMLWLTLNLVTPEFDAENSQKNYAELSGYTQTKYPFEIRQNAFSYLFQIDAFSDQNLKDLMQGTQHHTYRFRDYCRQLLKEILTHQKYRKKLQDLSNSFSEKEQQYLQSQL; translated from the coding sequence ATGAAGAAGATTTTCTTTTCCCTTATAATTCTAAACGCTTTTTTTCTTAAAGCACAATCGATCTCTAGCGATAATCAAATTGAATTTGTAGATTTTAAAACAGTTAATGCAGAAATTAGTATTTATCCCGAAGCTACCCGTGTGGAAGGGAATGTAAATTATGAATTTGAAGTTTTAAAGCAGGTAGATTCGATATTTATTGATGCTGAAAACATGAGTTTTCGCGAAGTATTAGTAAATGGAGAGGAAGCCGATTTTCGTTTAGCTGAAGACAAAATCTGGATTAAAACGCGACTTGATCGGTCTAAAGAAAATAAACTTCAGCTTAAATATTCAGTTTCGCCAAAACAAACCATGTATTTTATTAATTGGGATCAGCCAGATTCTCAAGAAATAAGTAAACAAGTCTGGACGCAGGGGCAGGGACGCTATACGTCACATTGGTTACCCAGTTTTGATGATATGCGCGAGAAAACCGTTTTTAATTTGAAGATCAATTTCAATAAAAATTATAAAGTAATAGCGAACGGAAAACTGGAAAATGAAGAAATGCTAAACGATTCTGTAAAGCAATGGAGTTTTAGTATGAAAGAGCCTATGAGTAGCTATCTGGTTGCAGTTGCAGCCGGGAATTATGAAAGTACTAAACTTCAAAGTGCCGGTGGTATTCCAATTTCGTTATTCTACGAGACAAAAGATGAAAATTTAGCAGAACCAACGTATCGATATTCTAAGAAAATATTCGATTTTTTAGTAAATGAAATTGGGGTAGAATTTCCTTGGCAAAATTATAAACAGATTCCGGTTGAAGATTTCCTCTATGCAGGAATGGAAAATACCGGTGCAACTATTTTTTCTGAATCTATGCTTACCGATAGCATAGGATTTAAAGATCAGAATTATGTAAATGTAAATGCTCACGAGCTGGCACACCAATGGTTTGGGGATTTAGTGACCGAGACTGAGGGTAAACACCACTGGTTGCATGAAGGATTTGCAACTTACTATGCATTGCTTACTGAAAAACAATTATTTGGTGAGGATTACTATTACTGGAAATTATATGAAACCGCCGAGCAGCTTAAAAAAAATAGCGATCGCGGTGAAGGTGAAGCGCTACTAAATCCAAAAGCAAGCTCTCTTACTTTTTATCAAAAAGGAGCCTGGGCATTACATATTTTAAGAGAAAAATTAGGAGACGAAGCTTTTAAAACCGGTGTAAGAAATTATTTAAAATTATATAGTTTTAAGAATGTAACCACCGATAATTTTCTTGCAGAAATGGAAAATGTTAGCGGGCAGGATTTAACCCAATTTAAAGAAGATTGGTTAGAGCAATCGGCTTTTAAGGCGAACGCCGTGCTTAATTCTTTAAAACAGTCTGCATTTATTAGAAGGTATTTAGATATTGCTGCTGTGAGAGAGCAAAGCGTTGGAATAAAATACAATATTTTAAATGGTGCTTTAGATTTTCCTGTAAACGATTATATTGGGCAGGAAGCAGTAATGCAATTACAGGGAAATACTTCACAAGAAACAATCGATCTTTATAAAAAGGCTTTTGAAACCGGTAATATTTTTGTGCGACAAACCATAGCTTCAAGCATGAAAGAAATTCCAAAAGCATTAAAATCTGAATATGAAGATTTACTGAATGATGATTCTTACCTCACTAAAGAGTATGCTTTAATGACGTTATGGACTAATTTTCCGGAAGAACGATCTAAATACTTAAGCAAAACGAAAAACATAGAAGGATTTTACAATAAGAATGTACGTATGTTGTGGCTCACTTTAAATCTGGTGACACCAGAATTTGATGCTGAAAATAGCCAAAAAAATTATGCTGAACTTTCCGGCTACACCCAAACAAAATATCCATTCGAAATTCGACAAAATGCCTTTAGTTATTTATTCCAGATTGATGCTTTTTCAGATCAAAACTTAAAAGATCTTATGCAAGGTACGCAACATCATACCTATAGGTTTAGAGATTATTGTAGACAATTGCTAAAGGAAATACTAACGCACCAAAAGTACCGTAAAAAACTACAAGACTTGTCTAATTCTTTTTCAGAAAAAGAGCAGCAATATTTACAATCTCAATTATAA